A stretch of DNA from Zootoca vivipara chromosome 16, rZooViv1.1, whole genome shotgun sequence:
GATTAGAAATTGTTCAAGAAGTCATCATTTCTTTGGTTCTCAGCAAACTAGGGGTGGAGGGTGAGGAAAATCAGTTCAGAATAATTTTTTTCTATTGCAGGTTTATTATTTAACCTTCTGAAGTTGCTGTCATTACGTAGGTGGGCATGTGAGAGAGATGGGCACCTCTGTCCTCACCTTATTAACTGTTCTTCCATATTAGCTACAATCCAGAGTAGggagtatattttattttactgctcaGTTCAGTCGATGCCTCTGCTGCATCAAAACCTGCTTTGGAGTTTCATAAGTGGCTTGCAGTCTAATGTCCTGTCCTGTGATGGAAAAATACAGGCCCAAGCCAAGGATGGAATCCAAGTAAACGTAGTTATTGAATGCTAGGCTTGGATTTTGTCTGGGACCAGGATTTTATCTCTTTCATTACCCAGGCAAGATCAGTAAGAGCCATCTGAGATTTTAGCATTTTCCATCACCCACAACAGATTTGATTAGTGGATTCTGAATGAATACTTACATGTACTGTGTTGACTACAGACAAATTACGCCTAAATCTGCTCAGCATGCTTGTCCTGAATTTCTGAGAGTATTCACAGTTAGTTATCATTTTCCTTATAGAGGAATGGTACATATGTTTTGTAATACAAGTATTTTGTAATTGtcctttggtgggttttttttaaaaaaaatctctgttaTGGATAAACTTGTTCTCCTCCTCATTACAGGCTGCTATGTCTAATAAGAAATTTCAGCTCCAAGAGTCAGAGCAGGCGCAAGATAAACTTGATAGTCCATTTGACATCTTCACTAATCTAGAAAGAAATGACTTAAGTGGTAATCCATCCAGGTAAGAATCACATTAGAAAAACACACCAAATAAACCAATATACCAAAATACTGTTAAATCTTAAAATAACTGTGCATATTGACAAAAGCATGTCCCAATCTAATGATTTAACAAATGTGAAGGAGTTGATATGGGTAACAAAGGTGGAGTCATTCATAAAGCAAACTTTTTAGGGAGATTGGCTTTCAGTGTAAATTCTTACTGAAAGTGGTTCACTCCTAGTATGGGAACACTTAGCAGTATCAGCTACGGCTGCACCTGGTCCAGAGTACCACATAACCAAAATGTGGATGTTTGACTAAGGTTGTACACAAATATTATGCACATTACGGCCACAACCATTGGAACATAGGAATATTCCTTATAGTATTGgttcatctacctcagtattttCTACAGTGACAGCAGTTTCTCAGGGCTTCAGACAGGCATGTTTCACAGCCCTGCCTataaatgccagggactgaatctcTGACCTGTTGCATGCAATGCAAGACCAGGGCCTATTCCTGAGAATATTCCAGTGACCCCCACTGAATTATGGGATCAGAGAGAAGGGAAGAGTCCACATTTCTTCAATCAAGGGAATACTAGATGAAATGTAGGACTTTGGATGGGGTTCTTTGGCACAATCATTAAATTCACTGGTGGGCTTTCAGCcaccagggttgttgtgaggataaaatgggataacCTTCTCAATGCTCCCCCTGGGCTTTTTGGAAGAAGGGTCAGTGGCAGAGACTTGGATATGAAGAAAACCTGGAATCTTTTGGTGCGAGTGGAGGTAATTCTCAAAAAGTGTTTCATTGGCACTATATGCCAGTGCAACTCTTCCATGCGTCTAAAACAACCTCTCCTGCTTGCGATGTTGGTACAGTGAAGAGACTTACTTGGTTGGAGTGTCACAAAGCAGCATTCTTTGGGGATATAATTTTCATCAATATCAACTGTATTATGGGCCAGGATCTTCTGCCTATTCCATTACTGTGAAAACCAAAATGAAGGCTGAAAGCTCAAGGAACTTGTAGGCTTCCTATTAATGGCAGCCAGTTTGGTTATCATTAGACATTGGGAATACCTTGACCTTTTGCTGGGTACCTGGTACAACAAAGCCTGATTCCTGGCAGTCTCAGAAGAATTACGCAAGATACGCTTCTTTAGGGGACAAATTAAGAAAGAGACATTTTATAACATCTGgcaaatttttattgaatttacagTGAAGATGTTTGCCCCCAATGAGGACCCCCCCATAATGGACCTTGGTTTGGAATCAGAAATGAGTTTGGTGATATTTCCCCTTGTGCCTGGACTGAGTGGTCTTGACTTTTTCTTCCTATTACTTTTTTGAGCAAACTTTCTTGATAATCCTGTGAAGTAGGAGAATATTTTGTAAGATATGACTAAATTATGACTCATTTCTTTTGGCTTATTTTGCGTGTATGCATAACCAATTTCTTTATCatttgaacttttttaaaaaaatgaaataaattgagtagcccccccccccttgagtaaAAGATTGGTGCCTTTGCTGTTTTGAATTCAAAGGCAAAAATGAAGATAATTCAAACAACATTTGACATTTTTTCCATGATATATAGGAAAGAAACTTCCAACACACCTCTTCCTAATTCAAATACAACTGGAGGAGAGTCAGACAGCAAATCCTCAAGTTATTTTATAGCCCTTGATTCATCTATTGAAAATCTGCAAGAAAGAGCCCAGCAAATAATTGATAAGATGAATGAGAAGCGTAAGGAAGACCAAGTGCTCATGAACAATTTCCGAGAAAGTCTTTTGATGAAGGTAAACATATGTGGAGGTAATGGAGTACAGGGAATCTGAGTATGAGGAAATAATTATTGAGCTCCATCTTGCCAGttagcaaatgttttgtactattcccccccccccaacattacaAATCTGCCTGGTGCATTTAACTAAGATTTACAAATTATTAACACCAGTGTCCTGGAAAAATGTTAAGTACCAGCCTTGAGTTTATTCCCTCATACCACATCCCCTCAGAATGGACAAGCTCCCTCAGTTCTTTCCTCTTCCCACTTCTTACGGTATATTGAAACATGCTTTCTCCACATCCATATTGCCTAATCTGCTCATCTTCATCCATGAACTCTGCACTGTTCTCTGCTTGGCTGAAGGGGCTCcctgggtggggtggagctgctaCACTAGTTTTCCAGTAGGTGGGTCGCTGTTGCTTAGTGGGCAAGGCAGTGGGGAGACCAACATGGTGTAATCAGTGTTTAGCATGCCACCCTCTGCTTGCCAGGCTCTCCTTCCTATATTTTTACTGACATGTCCATGTTGCATCAGTAACACCTGAAAAAGCCCCACAGTGACCACACCCAAAATAGCATTTTGTGACCACTTCAAAGGGACTCTTAAAATTACACTGCATGGTTGCCTATTTGATTGTGTTCTAACTTGTCACAGCCCGATCCTGCCATTTCATTTTGCTATACTTCCTAGCATCTACATGTAAATGTGACTGCCATACAACTGATGTGTGAACACAGCCACTTTTAAGGAATTATCAGTTAATCCTTAGCTACTCATAGGTGGACACATTTGTGTTAGAAATGAAAAGCAGGTAGTCTTTTGATTCAGGGGGACCCTATTACTAAGGAGTCATTAGAAATCTAAAGTCTACTTTAACTcttgcttcttctttctctttctaccAAAAAGGTTTCAAGCTTGGCAGAGAAGTTGGAGGAAAGCATGTTCCCTGTCTATGATCATCATAACAAGCTCATTCAAGATCAAATCCAAGAGTTTTACCAGATCATGGAGAGGATCAAACAGATTGAAACAGAGCTCAGGAAGGTCTGTCACACTGTGGAGATGTTATATAAAGACCTGTGTGAGCAGTCTGAATTGTGATTGCAAGTTGGGGAGAGAACATGTTGGGGAATATTGTTATATGTCCTTCTGCATCATTGGTGAATGTAATGAATATATACTTATTTGGTACCCCAAGCCCCTGTAACATGAGTTCTGACAGTTTTTCTTGTTCTGAATTTGTTACTTGTTTTAAAaatactaaaaatatatatattaatgaaggtggggaaaggaagaatgtatttaaacagaaaggaaaaattgAATCCCAGTTATCAGGACCAAACTAGACATGTTTGTATTATGTAGCAGATTCTTGTTAAATAGCTAAAGTGGAAGGGTGGGGTAGCAGGATTGGGACCACTGAATGGCAGGAGGGTGCCTTTACTCCTTTGCCCCTGCCACAGTCCTGACTGCAATGGGTCTATCTCACACACCTGTTACATCACAATTGGTATCATGGGAGGTGGGATTCCTTTCACAACACAGTAGGAACAAAGAGTTAGTGTCTCCTCCCCTCCGTTTAATAAAAAATCAACTACAAAACCAAACTATGTAACAGGTATCACATTTGGCCCTCAGTAAGCAAATTTCAGGCACTTTGTTCATCATTTTTTGCTTGTGTGTATGAGTTGAATTATTCCAGGgtgaaaactcaataaaattgGAAATATATTAGCATGAAAACTGTACTTCATTTTGGTTTTACAGAAGAGTTTGAACTACTGCCATTATGTCTTAAGGAattataaatataacaaaatgaCTTGGGGATACTGACTAAAGTGGAATATGAAGGGAAACACGGTCCCCGGTTCTGTCTCCTGCTTCCATTTTGTCATCATTGAGCTATTCCAACAGGGcaattttttaagggtgctgaactATTCGGTTGT
This window harbors:
- the SYCE2 gene encoding synaptonemal complex central element protein 2; its protein translation is MAAAGQQESARAAMSNKKFQLQESEQAQDKLDSPFDIFTNLERNDLSGNPSRKETSNTPLPNSNTTGGESDSKSSSYFIALDSSIENLQERAQQIIDKMNEKRKEDQVLMNNFRESLLMKVSSLAEKLEESMFPVYDHHNKLIQDQIQEFYQIMERIKQIETELRKVCHTVEMLYKDLCEQSEL